One region of Buchnera aphidicola (Eriosoma lanigerum) genomic DNA includes:
- the rnhA gene encoding ribonuclease HI produces the protein MLKSITMFTDGSCLGNPGPGGYGILIRYKNYEKTFSSGFYLTTNNRMELMGVIKGIEQIKESCSITIITDSQYVKKGVSIWLDNWKKKNWKTVKNKTIKNIDLWINLNKILKFHFVQWIWVNSHNGHLENEKCDLLAKKSAKKPLFIDYGYINTKKYKTI, from the coding sequence ATGTTAAAATCAATTACAATGTTTACAGATGGATCATGTTTAGGAAATCCAGGTCCAGGAGGATATGGAATCCTAATTAGATATAAGAATTATGAAAAAACTTTTAGTTCTGGATTTTACTTAACCACTAATAATAGAATGGAATTAATGGGAGTTATTAAAGGAATAGAGCAAATCAAAGAATCTTGTTCTATTACAATTATTACTGACAGTCAGTATGTAAAGAAAGGAGTTTCTATTTGGTTAGATAATTGGAAAAAAAAAAACTGGAAAACAGTTAAAAACAAAACAATTAAAAATATAGATTTATGGATTAATTTAAATAAAATATTAAAATTTCATTTTGTACAATGGATATGGGTTAATAGTCATAATGGACACTTAGAAAATGAAAAATGTGATTTACTAGCAAAAAAATCAGCTAAAAAACCATTATTTATAGATTATGGATATATTAATACAAAAAAATATAAAACTATATAA
- the dnaQ gene encoding DNA polymerase III subunit epsilon translates to MNLFCNRKIVLDTETTGINVSGIPYIGHKIIEIGAVEILNRKLTGINFHVYLQPNRKIDKSAFLIHGITDNFLLDKPKFINIAHKFFNFIKGSELIIHNASFDVGFIDYEFNNLNMNFPKIKDICNITDTLSIARKIFPGKKNNLNALCKRYNIPINRVTHNAMLDAQILSKVYLLMTIDQNMIQFSDHLNNDNITYSDITKTKCDLSLLKLASKSECILHEKYLTNMKNQFGKCIWKEKIN, encoded by the coding sequence ATGAATTTATTTTGTAATAGGAAAATTGTATTAGATACTGAAACTACAGGTATTAATGTTTCTGGTATACCGTATATAGGACACAAAATTATTGAAATAGGTGCTGTAGAAATTTTAAATAGAAAATTAACAGGTATTAATTTTCATGTATATCTTCAACCTAATCGAAAAATAGATAAATCAGCTTTTTTAATTCATGGTATCACCGATAATTTTTTATTAGATAAACCAAAATTTATTAATATTGCACATAAATTTTTCAATTTCATTAAAGGAAGTGAATTAATTATTCATAATGCAAGTTTTGATGTTGGTTTTATTGATTATGAATTTAATAATTTAAATATGAATTTTCCTAAAATAAAAGATATATGTAATATTACTGATACTTTATCAATAGCAAGAAAAATTTTTCCAGGAAAAAAAAATAATTTAAATGCATTATGTAAACGTTATAATATTCCAATTAATAGAGTAACACATAATGCAATGTTAGATGCTCAAATTTTATCTAAAGTATATTTATTAATGACTATTGATCAAAATATGATACAATTTTCTGATCATTTAAATAATGATAATATTACATATAGTGATATTACTAAAACTAAATGTGATTTATCGTTATTAAAATTAGCGAGTAAAAGTGAATGTATTTTACATGAAAAATATTTAACAAATATGAAAAATCAATTTGGTAAATGTATTTGGAAAGAAAAAATAAACTAG
- the gpt gene encoding xanthine phosphoribosyltransferase gives MTNKYIVTWDMLHIHTKELAKKLMNFKQWNRIIAVSRGGLVPASILSRELGIRYVDTICISSYDFNIMRDIQIIKKAKGNCSKTIIIDDLVDTGGTASIIRKIYPNSYFVTIFAKPQARSLVDRYIIDVPQKIWIELPWDMSISYIDPMIK, from the coding sequence ATGACTAATAAATACATTGTTACTTGGGATATGTTGCATATTCATACTAAAGAATTAGCTAAAAAATTAATGAATTTTAAACAATGGAATCGAATTATTGCAGTTAGTAGAGGAGGTCTGGTCCCTGCATCTATTTTGTCTAGAGAATTAGGGATACGTTATGTAGATACTATATGTATTTCTAGCTATGATTTTAATATTATGCGAGATATTCAAATAATAAAGAAAGCAAAAGGAAATTGTAGCAAAACAATTATTATTGATGATTTGGTAGATACTGGTGGTACTGCTTCTATTATTCGTAAAATTTATCCTAATTCTTATTTTGTCACAATTTTTGCTAAACCACAAGCTCGTTCATTGGTTGATAGATACATCATAGATGTACCACAAAAAATATGGATTGAATTACCATGGGATATGTCTATTTCTTATATTGATCCAATGATTAAGTAA
- a CDS encoding nucleotide exchange factor GrpE, whose protein sequence is MIDNTDEELKNNNNVDEKNILTDDNKKINQTIDNIDLKKELKTLQDIFVNHKSLLEKEISTVRNRIDRDVKNIYKFSLEKIIISLLPVIDSLECAFKLFDNEYTKHISTIIESILNDFLFLLKEYNVKIINETNVVFNPEIHQAMSLVMDPNIKDNHVVSTIQKGYLLHNRLLRPAMVIVSKC, encoded by the coding sequence ATGATTGATAATACTGATGAAGAATTAAAAAATAATAATAATGTAGATGAAAAAAATATTCTTACAGACGATAATAAAAAAATTAATCAAACAATTGATAATATTGATTTAAAAAAGGAATTAAAAACACTTCAAGATATATTTGTTAATCATAAGTCTTTATTAGAAAAAGAAATTTCAACTGTAAGAAATAGAATTGATCGAGATGTAAAAAATATTTATAAATTTTCTTTAGAAAAAATTATTATTTCTTTACTTCCAGTAATAGATAGTTTAGAGTGTGCTTTTAAATTATTTGATAATGAATATACAAAACATATTAGTACTATTATTGAATCAATATTAAATGATTTTTTATTTTTATTGAAAGAGTATAATGTAAAAATTATCAATGAAACGAATGTTGTTTTTAATCCAGAAATTCATCAAGCAATGTCTTTAGTAATGGATCCTAATATCAAAGACAATCATGTAGTTTCTACTATACAAAAAGGATATTTATTACATAATCGTTTATTGAGACCAGCAATGGTAATAGTATCTAAATGTTAA
- a CDS encoding RnfH family protein, with protein sequence MNYINITIVYALPEEQFIENLTLKEGSTVEYAMIQSNIFTKIKKSILSNPIGIYGKIVNLNYVLKNNDRIEIYRKLNFNPMDLRRKKILSYKNKK encoded by the coding sequence ATGAATTACATAAATATTACTATAGTGTATGCCTTACCTGAAGAACAATTCATAGAAAATTTAACATTAAAAGAAGGTTCTACTGTTGAATATGCTATGATACAATCAAATATCTTTACTAAAATAAAAAAAAGTATTTTATCCAATCCAATTGGAATTTATGGAAAAATAGTAAATTTAAATTATGTATTAAAAAATAATGATAGAATTGAAATTTATAGAAAATTGAATTTTAATCCCATGGATTTAAGAAGAAAAAAAATTCTATCTTACAAAAATAAAAAATAA
- the smpB gene encoding SsrA-binding protein SmpB, whose translation MISKKNKNSNIISNVVSNKKAYLDFFIEKIFEAGLILQSWEVKSLRLGIVDISTSYVSINKGEAFLYGVCFKKLITVIKNVENKHNCNACKLLLNKHEIQFLENKISKKGYTIIPLSIFLKKSWFKLKLGLAIGKKNKDKRLCIKKRDWIIEKNRIIKNSMKNN comes from the coding sequence ATGATTTCAAAAAAAAATAAAAATAGTAATATTATTTCAAATGTTGTTTCTAATAAAAAAGCATATTTAGATTTTTTTATAGAAAAAATATTTGAAGCAGGTTTAATACTGCAATCATGGGAAGTGAAAAGTTTACGATTGGGAATAGTTGATATTAGTACTTCATATGTTAGTATTAATAAAGGAGAAGCATTTTTATATGGTGTATGTTTTAAAAAATTAATTACAGTGATAAAAAATGTAGAAAATAAACATAATTGTAACGCTTGTAAATTATTATTAAATAAACATGAAATTCAATTTTTAGAAAATAAAATTTCCAAAAAAGGGTATACAATTATACCATTATCTATTTTTTTAAAAAAATCCTGGTTTAAATTAAAATTAGGATTAGCAATAGGAAAAAAAAATAAAGATAAAAGATTATGTATAAAAAAACGTGATTGGATCATAGAAAAAAACAGAATTATTAAAAATAGCATGAAAAATAATTAA
- the tadA gene encoding tRNA adenosine(34) deaminase TadA, whose protein sequence is MNKKNDEYWMNQAIQLAYLSEIVGEIPIGSILILNNKIIGCGRNNSISKNDPTGHAEIIALRQGGKFLNNYRLLNTTLYVTLEPCLMCFSAIFLSRISNLVYGAHDNSNNKCCFKQHLLKHIFVNSSLKIKSGILELKCSTMIKKFFHKKRKKNLLNQL, encoded by the coding sequence ATGAACAAAAAAAATGATGAATATTGGATGAATCAAGCAATACAATTAGCCTATTTATCTGAAATTGTAGGTGAAATTCCTATAGGTTCTATTTTAATTTTAAATAATAAAATTATCGGTTGTGGTAGAAATAATTCAATTAGTAAAAATGATCCAACAGGACATGCTGAAATTATAGCATTGCGTCAAGGTGGAAAATTTTTAAATAATTATCGTTTACTAAATACAACTTTATATGTAACTTTAGAACCTTGTTTAATGTGTTTTAGTGCTATATTTTTAAGTCGTATATCAAATTTAGTATATGGTGCTCATGACAATAGTAATAATAAATGTTGCTTTAAACAACATTTATTAAAGCATATTTTTGTAAATAGTAGTTTAAAAATTAAATCAGGAATATTAGAATTAAAATGTTCTACAATGATAAAAAAATTTTTTCATAAAAAAAGAAAGAAAAATTTATTAAATCAATTATAA
- the acpS gene encoding holo-ACP synthase produces the protein MNIFGIGIDTVSFIRIEKIFKKFKYKFAQRILSINEFKELIKKKNKIAFLSNRFAVKEATVKAFGTGIRHGICFNQIELIHNELGKPEINLLKLSLQLFIHNNLKSIHVSLSNEKLYTCAIVIIEK, from the coding sequence ATGAATATATTTGGAATTGGTATTGATACTGTATCTTTTATTCGAATAGAAAAAATATTTAAAAAATTTAAATATAAATTTGCTCAAAGGATTTTATCTATAAACGAATTTAAAGAGTTAATTAAAAAAAAAAATAAAATTGCATTTTTATCGAATAGATTTGCGGTAAAAGAAGCAACCGTAAAAGCATTTGGAACCGGTATAAGACATGGAATTTGCTTTAATCAAATTGAATTAATACATAACGAATTAGGAAAACCAGAAATAAATTTATTAAAGTTATCACTGCAATTATTTATACATAATAATTTAAAGTCAATCCATGTTTCTTTATCAAATGAAAAATTATATACATGTGCAATAGTTATAATTGAAAAATAA
- the era gene encoding GTPase Era: MKHNNNNKFCGKIVLLGKSNVGKSTLLNQIIGDKISIVSHKTNTTQTQVIGIQTENNFQLIYIDTPGIYNKKNIYFSINNINQYIKKTIANANVIVFMINQIHFNITDEKILQLITKINKSIIVVINKIDLINNKKLLLPFIQLLHKKNNNLNCIIPISAKKKHNITNLIKEIKTLLPQSRHEYSNNINTTNSLNFTITEIIREKIIYYFHKEIPYIIDIKVESINISSNRNCSIKVLLMVNNYRQKKIIIGEKGEKIKHISTLARKNIEKKILKTVFITIWVITKKK; encoded by the coding sequence GTGAAACATAATAATAATAATAAATTTTGTGGTAAAATTGTATTATTAGGGAAAAGTAATGTAGGTAAATCTACTTTATTAAATCAAATTATAGGAGATAAAATTTCTATTGTATCTCATAAAACAAATACTACGCAAACACAAGTAATTGGTATTCAAACTGAAAATAATTTCCAATTAATTTATATTGATACTCCAGGAATATATAATAAAAAAAATATATATTTTTCAATTAATAATATAAATCAATATATAAAAAAAACAATTGCAAATGCAAATGTAATTGTTTTTATGATCAATCAAATACATTTTAACATCACTGATGAAAAAATATTACAATTAATAACAAAAATAAATAAATCTATTATTGTTGTAATTAACAAAATTGATTTAATTAATAATAAAAAATTATTATTACCTTTTATACAATTATTACATAAAAAAAATAATAATTTAAATTGTATTATTCCTATTTCAGCAAAAAAAAAACATAATATAACAAATTTAATTAAAGAAATTAAAACGTTATTACCACAATCTAGACATGAATATTCTAATAATATTAATACTACTAATTCATTAAATTTTACTATAACAGAAATTATAAGAGAAAAAATTATTTATTATTTTCATAAAGAAATTCCATATATAATTGATATTAAAGTTGAATCAATTAATATTAGTAGCAATAGAAATTGTAGTATAAAAGTATTATTAATGGTCAATAACTATAGACAAAAGAAAATTATAATTGGGGAAAAAGGAGAAAAAATTAAACATATAAGTACATTAGCAAGAAAAAATATAGAAAAAAAAATTCTTAAAACTGTTTTTATTACTATTTGGGTTATTACTAAAAAAAAATAA